The Psilocybe cubensis strain MGC-MH-2018 chromosome 7, whole genome shotgun sequence genome has a window encoding:
- a CDS encoding Major facilitator-type transporter psiT2 — MSETTRQERDTMPLRHDEELQDNPVEEKPTPLPISQLLCVYLIQFAEPITATVIYPFVNEFVRKTGITNGDEGKTGYYAGIIESAFFMAECLSVVQWGYLSDRYGRRPILLCAPVGLSLAMLLFGSSTTFWSLVASRCLQGIFNGNIGVAKSVIAEMTDNSNRADAYGFMPMIWNFGVTIGPITGGVLSNAGKRWPTTLGRIAFIRTHPYFLPCFVCAIFVFLTFIYAFLTLKETLPSIVEKQRQQNSSPESRLLDHGDTMNYGTNTSDNSSSTSSVTEDSSARPTNIGFRAVADRGVLTTMLNQTFLTFMDMCNFALLPLMYSTPLEYGGLGMDPFRIGVILGSFGFFNAFFQAIFFARCVRRFGVHKLYTFSFSTLLICFGMYPVTKYFAQRAQGVDNLVMACIFFQLTAQTAISMAYGSMQILIIDCIPPGGTMGIINGVAQMIGSGMRTVAPTYAASLFAFSIGHNLASGNLVYFILIGMTIAGICCTRLLEVKPQQRNG, encoded by the exons ATGTCGGAAACAACACGACAAGAACGTGATACGATGCCTTTGAGGCACGATGAAGAACTGCAGGACAACCCTGTTGAAGAAAAACCAACACCTCTTCCTATCTCACAGTTGTTGTGCGTCTACCTTATTCAGTTTGCGGAGCCCATCACCGCCACGGTCATCTACCCGTTTGTCAACGAATTCGTGAGGAAGACTGGGATAACAAATGGCGACGAGGGAAAGACAGGATATTATGCAGGAATCATA GAATCTGCTTTCTTTATGGCAGAGTGCTTGAGTGTCGTTCAGTGGGGCTACCTCTCTGACCGTTATGGTCGTAGGCCAATCTTGCTCTGTGCTCCGGTGGGATTGTCCCTGGCTATGCTTTTGTTTGGTTCATCCACTACCTTTTGGTCTCTTGTCGCATCCCGTTGTTTGCAAGGCATTTTCAATGGCAATATTG GGGTTGCGAAAAGCGTTATTGCCGAG ATGACAGATAATTCGAACAGGGCCGATGCATATGGGTTCATGCCAATGATTTGGAATTTTGGTGTTACAATTGG ACCGATCACGGGTGGAGTCCTGTCAAACGCTGGAAAGCGCTGGCCCACCACATTAGGTCGCATCGCTTTCATTCGGACACATCCTTACTTCCTTCCTTGTTTTGTTTGCGCtatttttgtatttttgaCTTTTATTTACGCCTTTCTCACACTCAAAGAG ACCTTACCATCTATTGTGGAGAAACAAAGACAACAGAATTCGTCACCTGAAAGCCGACTCCTTGACCATGGTGATACCATGAACTATGGCACAAACACATCGGACAATTCGTCCTCTACTTCATCCGTCACTGAAGATTCTTCAGCCCGCCCAACGAACATTGGCTTTCGTGCAGTCGCGGATCGTGGTGTCCTGACCACCATGCTTAATCAGACCTTCTTGACATTTATGGATATGTGCAATTTTGCTCTTCTGCCTTTGATGTACTCCACGCCCCTTGAATATGGCGGTCTCGGCATGGATCCTTTCCGAATTGGTGTGATACTTGGCTCGTTTGGGTTCTTCAATGCTTTTTTCCAGGCGATCTTTTTTGCGCGTTGCGTCAGAAGATTTGGTGTTCACAAACTGTACACTTTCTCATTCTCAACTTTGTTGATTTGCTTTGGAATGTATCCTGTCACGAAGTACTTTGCTCAACGGGCGCAAGGTGTCGACAACCTCGTCATGGCGTGTATATTCTTTCAGCTGACTGCGCAGACGGCGATATCGATGGCATACG GATCTATGCAAATTCTGATCATCGATTGCATACCTCCAGGCGGCACCATGGGCATCATCAACGGCGTCGCCCAGATGATCGGCTCTGGAATGAGAACTGTCGCGCCTACTTACGCCGCCTCGTTATTTGCGTTCTCGATCGGCCATAACTTGGCGTCCGGTAATCTGGTCTACTTCATCCTCATTGGGATGACGATAGCAGGAATTTGTTGCACCCGACTTCTGGAGGTTAAACCTCAGCAACGGAATGGTTGA
- a CDS encoding Arginine biosynthesis bifunctional protein ArgJ, mitochondrial, with protein MSFLSKRLMSTIKMKPTPSKAHHHYPLPSSSFPEGFVLGGIHAGVKKKAGVPDLAVILSTSERPTTAAACFTRNAFKAAPVIVSNEVLKKNGGYARAVVVNSGCANAVTGKQGMDDAWAMVQATDGLLSKSYKSSEFEHETLVMSTGVIGQNLPISKIVAGIKSQSAATLGSDFAAWERAAQAFMTTDTFPKLRSRTFTIGGVEYRMAGMDKGAGMIHPDMGPAGTTFSAPKQLHATLLGCIMTDAAVSPKSLQSALTYAVDRSFNSISVDGDMSTNDSIYVLANGAAAKDGAVIDEDTDKQGYEVFKKELTDFAADLAKLVVRDGEGATKFVTVTVKGAPSYKDAHNIASRISTSALVKTALYGEDANWGRILAATGSVPLLPSASTGATPVIDPKKVNVTFVPSDGTAALPVLVNGEPEKVDEVRAKEILTLEDFEVLVELGMEGDGEGEAQYWTCDFSYRVALRSVL; from the exons ATGTCGTTCCTCTCCAAGAGGTTGATGTCGACCATCAAAATGAAACCGACCCCGTCCAAAGCACACCACCATTACCCGTTGCCGTCGTCGTCTTTCCCCGAAGGCTTCGTATTGGGAGGCATCCACGCAggggtgaagaagaaagctgGCGTTCCTGACCTCGCTGTAATCCTATCGACTTCGGAGCGTCCTACTACCGCAGCAGCATGCTTCACCCGTAACGCATTCAAGGCTGCACCCGTCATAGTGTCCAACGAGGTACTCAAAAAGAACGGCGGATACGCGCGTGCGGTTGTGGTCAACAGCGGTTGTGCGAACGCCGTTACTGGCAAGCAGGGTATGGACGATGCGTGGGCTATGGTCCAAGCCACCGACGGTCTACTCTCAAAGTCCTACAAGTCCTCGGAGTTTGAACACGAGACGCTTGTCATGTCGACGGGTGTCATCGGACAGAATCTGCCCATCTCGAAGATCGTTGCAGGCATCAAGTCCCAGTCTGCAGCCACACTTGGATCTGATTTTGCGGCATGGGAGCGCGCGGCGCAGGCATTCATGACCACAGACACGTTCCCAAAACTTCGCTCCCGGACGTTTACGATTGGAGGTGTTGAATATAGAATGGCGGGCATGGACAAGGGCGCCGGTATGATTCACCCGGACATGGGCCCCGCTGGTACCACCTTCTCTGCCCCCAAACAACTCCACGCCACCCTTCTTGGATGCATCATGACCGACGCGGCCGTCTCTCCCAAAAGCCTTCAGAGTGCTCTCACGTACGCTGTCGACCGTAGCTTTAACTCGATCAGTGTTGACGGCGACATGTCCACCAACGATTCAATCTACGTTCTTGCAAATGGTGCGGCTGCTAAGGATGGCGCGGTAATCGATGAGGACACAGATAAGCAGGGTTACGAGGTCTTCAAGAAAGAATTGACGGATTTCGCTGCTGATCTCGCCAAGTTGGTTGTTCGGGATGGAGAAGGTGCAACGAAATTTGTCACCGTTACTGTCAAG GGTGCTCCTTCATACAAAGACGCACATAACATCGCTTCCCGAATCTCGACCTCCGCACTCGTGAAAACTGCTCTCTACGGAGAAGATGCCAA CTGGGGACGTATTCTAGCAGCAACTGGTTCAGTTCCTCTCCTCCCGTCGGCTTCAACAGGTGCTACCCCCGTCATCGACCCCAAGAAGGTAAACGTCACCTTCGTTCCTTCGGACGGCACAGCCGCGCTCCCTGTTCTCGTCAACGGCGAGCCTGAGAAAGTGGACGAAGTGAGAGCCAAGGAGATTTTGACCCTCGAAGACTTCGAGGTCCTCGTCGAACTGGGAATGGAGGGTGATGGTGAGGGCGAGGCGCAGTATTGGACCTGCGACTTCAGCTAC AGGGTTGCCCTCAGGTCCGTGTTAtag
- a CDS encoding Isonitrile hydratase, translating into MSSHQVLNIGLILFPGYQWLDAAGCIDYLFNHSREALAPYFSHSNPGVVAKAPSMKWHYISSDRSLVHATSGPPQLPTATYDDCPGLDLLVVPGPDPTFPPPPGFVEFMQKRYADPELKALLMVCTGSIMVAHSGILDGRQVCSNKFILKEMATAGTLNRKVKWIGDRRWIVDGKLWSAGGVTCGVDLAAEYGRVHFDKEVGQTAMHISEYKPNPDKPDFFAYITVGVDL; encoded by the coding sequence ATGTCATCGCATCAAGTCCTCAATATCGGCCTTATTCTTTTTCCAGGTTATCAATGGCTTGACGCGGCAGGCTGCATTGACTACCTTTTCAATCACTCTCGCGAAGCTTTGGCCCCGTATTTTTCTCACAGCAACCCTGGAGTAGTCGCTAAAGCACCCAGCATGAAATGGCATTACATATCTTCCGACAGATCCCTTGTGCACGCAACGTCAGGCCCACCACAGCTTCCCACTGCAACATATGACGACTGCCCTGGCCTCGATTTACTTGTCGTACCAGGTCCAGACCCCACGTTTCCCCCTCCACCGGGCTTTGTCGAATTTATGCAGAAGCGCTACGCAGACCCAGAGCTCAAAGCACTCCTGATGGTGTGCACTGGATCCATCATGGTCGCACACAGTGGGATTCTGGATGGGCGCCAAGTCTGTAGCAACAAGTTCATTTTGAAGGAGATGGCCACAGCGGGCACCTTGAACAGAAAGGTCAAGTGGATTGGGGATAGAAGGTGGATTGTAGACGGAAAATTGTGGAGCGCGGGAGGGGTAACATGCGGTGTCGACCTCGCTGCGGAGTACGGCAGGGTTCATTTCGACAAGGAAGTTGGGCAGACTGCCATGCATATTTCTGAATACAAGCCGAATCCCGACAAGCCAGATTTTTTCGCCTACATCACAGTTGGCGTAGACTTGTAA
- a CDS encoding Isonitrile hydratase, whose translation MSAPELSVGLVLLPEHQWLDAAGTTDYLYNHSYDILSKLYTDNPELVSKAPRMTFHYISSDYSPVHASSGPPQTPTCTYENCPFVDIIIVPGADPAAEAPKGFVEFIQTRYADPKFKAILMVCTGSMCIARTGILDGHQVCSNKFVLRMAANNKMLYDKVKWIGDRRWIIDGKLWSAGGVTCGIDLAAEYARQHFAPEIVQAAMDISEYKPNPAQPDPFAYLTEGLGL comes from the coding sequence ATGTCAGCGCCAGAGCTCAGCGTAGGCCTCGTCCTTCTACCAGAACACCAGTGGCTCGACGCCGCTGGGACTACCGACTATCTCTATAACCACTCCTACGACATACTTTCCAAGCTCTACACAGACAATCCAGAACTGGTCTCAAAGGCGCCCCGTATGACGTTCCATTACATTTCCTCCGACTATTCTCCTGTACATGCTTCGTCGGGCCCGCCTCAAACACCCACTTGCACATACGAGAATTGTCCCTTTGTGGATATCATCATAGTCCCCGGAGCCGATCCCGCAGCTGAGGCGCCAAAGGGCTTTGTCGAATTTATACAGACGCGCTACGCAGACCCAAAGTTCAAGGCCATCCTCATGGTCTGCACCGGCTCAATGTGCATCGCCCGCACCGGCATCCTCGACGGACACCAGGTCTGCAGCAACAAATTTGTCTTGCGCATGGCGGCCAACAACAAGATGCTCTACGACAAAGTCAAGTGGATTGGAGATAGGCGATGGATTATTGATGGAAAGCTTTGGAGCGCGGGCGGGGTGACATGCGGAATAGACCTGGCTGCAGAGTACGCGAGACAACATTTTGCGCCTGAGATTGTCCAGGCAGCGATGGACATTTCAGAATACAAGCCAAATCCTGCCCAGCCCGACCCATTTGCGTATTTGACAGAGGGGTTGGGATTGTAG